A segment of the Gemmatimonadales bacterium genome:
CGGTACTGCGATCACGCGCGCCACGCGCGGCCGCCCGATCGTGAGGGTGCCGGTCTTGTCGAACACGCCCACCGAGACGCCGCCGAGCTGCTCGAGCGCCGTGCCGTGGCGGAAGATTATTTGCCGACGGGCCGCCCGGTTGATCCCGCCCACCACCGCGACGGGCGCCGCCAGGATGAGCGGACAGGGCGTCGCCACGACGAGCACGGCGAGCACCCGGATAGGGTCGTGCGAGGCGACGTACGCGAGCGCGCAGACGGCGAGCGTGAAGGGCGTGAACCAGACCGCGTAGCGGTCGGCCAGGCGCTGGAGCGGCGCCTTGCTCGCCTGCGCGCTCCGAACGAGATCCACGATGCGGGCGTACCGGCTCTCGCCCGCGGGCGCCAGGACCCGGAGCGTGAGCGGGCCCTCGAGGTTCAGCATTCCGCTCGAGAGCTGCGTTCCCGCTTCCGCGCTCCGCGGCAGCGGCTCGCCGGTGAGGCGTGAGGTATCCACATGCGACCGGCCGCCTACCACGACGCCGTCGCACGGTACCAGCTCGCCGGGGCGCACCAGGACCAGCTCGCCGGCGGCGATCGATTCGGCGGGCACATCCGCCGCGCCACTCGGCGTGACGCGGTGTGCGAGGCGGGGCGCGGCCTCCTCGAGCTGCCGCACCGCGTCCGAGGCGCGCCCCTGCGCGTAGCGCTCGAGCGCCTCGCCGCCGGTCTGCATCAACACGACGATGAGGCCCGGGAGCGGATCGCGCAGCGCCACCGCCGCCACGATCGCGAGCGTGGCCACGAGGTCCGCCGCGAAACGCCGGAGGAAGATGCCGCGCAGCGTGCCCCAGACGACCGGAGCGCCAGTCAGGAGGAGCCCCGCCATCCAGATCCGGGCCGTCCACGCCGGCGCGATGCCGAAGCGGGCCGCGAGGCCCGCGATGATGAATGCGAAGGGGGCCGCGGGGAGCGCGCCGCCCCACCCGCGGGTCACGCGCCGGCCGCCTCCTCCGCCGGATCGGCTCCCCGGCGAAGACTGAAGCCCACACCGCGCACCGTCTGGATGAGGGGCTCGCCGGACGTCGCCGAAAGCTTGCGCCGGAGATTGCCGACGTGGACGTCCACGACGTTGCTCTCGGGATCGAAGTGCATGTCCCACACCTTCTCGAGCAGCGTGGTGCGCCGCACGACCTCCTCCGGATGGAGCAGGAAGTGCTCGAGGAGCTGGAACTCCTTGGGTGTGAGGTCCAGCGGCTTGTCGCGCGCGGTGGCGCGGTGGCGCAGGCGGTCGAGGGTGACGGGACCGTAGCGGAGCACGTCGAGTCGCTCGGCGCCGCCGCGGCGGTGCAGCGCGCGAAGGCGGGCGAGCAGCTCGTCGAAGCGGAACGGCTTGGACAGGTAGTCGTCGGCGCCGGCATCGAGGCCGCGCACCACGTCCTCGGTCGCGTCGCGCGAGGTGAGCATGAGGATGGGGGTCCGGCGCCCCTCGCGCCGGAGCTCGGTGGCAACCTGGAAGCCATTCTTCTTGGGGAGGACGACGTCGAGCAGGATGACGTCGTATTCGTACACGTGCGCCAGCATCGTCGCCTCGTCGCCGTCGGGCGCCACGTCGACGACGTGGCCTTCCTCCTTGAGGCCCTGCTCGATGAAGCCCGCGACCTTCCGGTCGTCCTCGACCACGAGAACCTTCATGGGGCAAAACCTACCCGGGTCTCATGAATCTGGTCCGAAGCCCTCTTGAAGAACTCTTCATTCGCTCGCGCCCGCAGGCAGCTCGAGCACGAAGCAGCCGCCCCGTCCGGGCCGCGCGACGGCGCGGAGCTCGCCGCCGAGCAGCCGGGCCAGCCGGCGAGACAGCGGCAGGCCGAGCCCCACTCCATGTCCCTCGTCGGTGGCCCTGGTGACGTAGATGTCGAAAATCCGCTCGACGTCGTCCGGCGCGATGCCGGCTCCCTGATCCTCGATGGAGAACACGATCATGCCTCCGGCCGCGGCCGCGGAAATGCACACCTCGGTGGCTTCGGGCGCGTGGCGGATCGCATTACCGAGAATGTTCACCAGAATCTGCTCGAGCCGGCTGGCATCGGTGCGGCAGGTCGGAAGCTCCGGCGCGAACTCTGTTGCGAGCGTGGAGCGCCGCGCCTCGGCGGCCGGCGTGACGCGGCCGATGGCGCGCCGCACGACGGCGGTGGGGTCCACCGCGCGGATCACCGGCCGCAACCGGTCCTCGTCCAGCCGGCTCAGGTCGAGCAGATCGTTGATGAGCTTCACCGCCTGCTCGGCCGAATCGAGCACCTCGAACGCGGCGGCGGGCACCGTCGTCGGGTCCTTCTTGCGCACCAGCATTTCGGCCCAGCCGTAGGTCGCGGCGAGCGCGTTCCGCAGCTCGTGGTTCACCATGGCGAAGAAGCGCTCCCGCAGCCGGTGGAGCTGCTGCACTTCCTCCAGCAGGCGCGCGCTGTCCTCGTGCAGCCGCGCGTTCTCCACGGCGGCCGCGATCTGCGCGGCGAGCAGCACGATGACGCGCTCGTCGTCGTCGGTGAACTCGCCGCCGCCCAGCTTCTCGGTGAGATAGAGATTGCCGAAGATTCCCCGCCTTCCGACGATGGGCGCGCCGAGAAACGAGTGCATGGGCGGATGGTGGGGCGGAAATCCATAGGAGTCCGGATGCCGCGTGAGGTCGGGAAGCCGGATGACCCGCGCCTCGCGGATCACGAGACCCAGGATGCCGTGTCCCTTGGGCGGCGGCCCGATCAGGGCCCGCTCCTCCGGCGTGATGCCGTGGGTGGTGAAGCTCTCCAGCAGCCTGCCGTCGGGCGCCAGCACGCCGATGGCGGCGTACCGCGCGCCGATCACCTCGGCCGCGATGTTGACGGTCTGCTCCAGCACCCCGTGGAGCGAAAGCTCCGAGGCGAGGAGCGCGCCTGCGGCCACGAGCTTCTCGAGCCGTGCCCGCGCGGCGTCGGCGCTGATCGGTGCGTCGGGAGTTCTGGTGGGCATGGGCCAATTCTAATCGCTTTCATCGTTCCTTCATGTCCGCCTCGCGATGCTTCCATCGAACGCAGAATCGTGAGGTGGAAATGGAGCTCGTAGTCGCCGCGGACGCGTCGGAGCCGAGCCGGGTCGCGATCCGGACGGCGCTCCGCTGGGGGGCGCGCGCGGGCGCGCGGACGACGATCCTCAGCGTGGGCGAGCCGCGCGCGACGCCGGCGCTCGCGGCAATCGGCGGGGCGGAAGCCGCCTTTGGCCGGAGCCTCGTGTCCGAAGGTATCGACCGCTGGCTGCAATCGGAGCTCGACCGCGAGCCAACGTGGGCGGCGCCGGCCTGCGCGGCCGCGGTGGGCGTCCCGAGCATCGAGATCGCGCGGTTCGCCGAGGAGGCGAAAGCCGATCTGCTGGTGCTCGGACGGAAGGAGCGCTCCGCGGCGACGCGCCTTCTCGTCGGCGACACCGCCGATGCCGTGGCCCGGCGGAGCACCGTCCCCTTCCTCTTCGTCCCGGGCCCGCTCGGCGTTCCCGAGCGGCTGCTCGTGGCGCTCGACGGGACCGAGCGCGGCTACCGGGTGTACCCGGCCGCCCGGCGGATCGCGGACGCGATCGGCGCCGCGCTGGACGTCGTCACGGTCGAGCCGGCCCGCGGCGACGAGCCGCCGGAGCTCGCCGCGTCGGTGCCGTCGGCCCGCAGCCTGAGCCTGGCAGAGTCATTGGGCGGCGACGGCGCCGCGCTCCGGATCCGCCGCGGTGCAGCGGTGCGCGAAATCCTCGCGGAAATCGACGCGACCGGCGCGCGCACGTTGGTCGTCGGATATCGCCGGGGCGGGCCGCCGGGCGTGCTCGAGGCGGGGAGCGTCGCGCGCCAGCTTGCCCACCGCGCGCCATGCGCGGTGCTCGGGATTCCGCTCTGAACGCGGAGCCGGACTCCACAGCACCACTCACCGGGAGGATTCGCGCCGTATGAACCTGGTCCACGTCCACCTCATGCTGACCCACGTCCCCGTGCTCGGCGTGCTGTTCGGCACGCTCGTCCTGCTCGCCGCCGTCCCGCGTCGCAACGACACGCTCCGGCGGACGGCGCTGGTCGTCTTCGTGATCGCGGGCATTGCGGCGTGGGCGACGTACCTCACCGGCGAGCCGGCGGAGCACGCCGTCGAGCACGTGCCCGGCATCAGCGAGGCGATCATCGATCGCCATGAAGATGCGGCGCTCGTCGCGACGATCGGGGCCACGATCCTCGGCCTCATCGCATTGGCCGGGCTGGTCCTTTATCGGGCCGGCAGGGCCATCGCGAACGGCTTTGCCGGCCTTTCACTCGTGGCCGGCATCGCCGTGACCGCCCTGATGATCTGGACCGCCAACCTCGGCGGGCAGATCAGGCACCCCGAGATCCGGTCGGGCGCGCAGGTCGTCGCGCCCGCCGACTCGCCCGACCGGGACTGACGCGCGGGCGGCCGCGGCCGCCGCGCCGTCCGCCTACGGCCCCGGCCGCTCCTCCCGCGCGCGGGCGCCGGGCGAGCGGATCCGGGGCCAAAGGTTGTAGAAGAACACCGCAAGCCCCGCAATCTGGCCGATCCCGGCGAGCGCGACCGCCCAGCGCGCGCCCGCGCTGCCAACCGCTGTCCGCGTCACCTCGCCGAAGGCGCGCACCGCCGTGGACGCGGTCACGAGCCAGTAGGCCAACCCTGCGAGCTCGGGCCGGTAGCGCACGTCCTCCCGCGCCGGCCGCGGAAACATCCAGAGCGCCACCCCCATCACCATCATCAGCACGAACCCGACGAGCAGCAGGTGCGTGTGCGCGCTCACGAGATAGGGCGTCGGATACCGCCCGTAGAGCTCGCGGCGAACGATCATCCAGCCGCCGAGCAGGAGGCCCAGAAGGAGGAACACGATTGCGGTCTTGAGATAGCGGCGGACGAGCGGATTCACGGACGTTCCGAGCCTCCCCGGCCGGCGAGAAGTATGAAGAGACCTTCCTGCGCGCTTCATCGCCGTGTGTACCGGCGCGGATCATACTACCACCGTCCCGAGAAGCACGGAACGCGACGCGCACGCGAGAAAGGTCGAACGATGATGCCCCTGCACCGGTCCCGAGTCATCCCGATGACCCTGGCAGTCCTCGCCGCCTGCGGCGGTCAAAGGCCGGCGGACGCCCCATCCGACACGCCCGCCGCGCCGGCGGCGGCGGCAGAGCCGGCGGCGGTGCCCACCGGCAAGGTGATCGAGGTGAAGGCGATCAGCGACGACCAGGGAAACTACTTCTCGCCGAAAGAGATCGAAGCCCATCCGGGCGACCTGCTCCGGTTCACGCTGGTGAGCGGCGTGCACAACGTGCACTTCGCGGCCGAGAAGAATCCGGGCGCCGAGGGGCTGCCCCCCGCGAGCGAGATGCTGCAGCTCCCCGGCCAGACGCTCGACATCCCCGTCAACCTGAAGCCTGGCGAGTACCACTTTCAATGCGACCCGCACGCGGCGCTCGGCATGACGGGCGAGCTCGAGGTCGAGGACTGAAAGGAGAGCGTCGTATGTCCCGCGTCGCAGGATTGACCGTTGCGCTCGCCGTGGCCGGTCTGGCCGGCTGCGGCGGCATCAAGCCGGTTCCCCCGGGTCAGCACGCCATGGCGACGGCCGACGTCCGGAACGCCGCTCTCGCCACGTACATCAAGCCGGGTGATCTGGACACCTACTATCTGTTCTACTCCGGCGGCCACTCCGGCCAGGTGTACGTGGCGGGCGTGCCGTCGATGCGCCATATCGCCACGATTCCGGTGTTCGCTCCCTATCCGGGCACCGGGTATGGGTACGACGAAGAGAGCCGGCGGATGCTCGGCGGCTTCACCTGGGGCGACGTGCACCATCCGGCGCTCTCCAAGACCGACGGCGACTACGACGGGCGCTGGCTCTTCGTCAACGACAACGCGAACAACCGGATCGCGCGGATCGACCTGCGCGACTTCAAGACCCGGCAGATCCTCGGGCCCATCCCGAACACGATGGGCAATCACGGCTCGTCCATGGTCACCAACAACACGGAGTACGTGCTGGTCGCGACCCGATTCTCGGTGCCGTGGGCCTCGGAGTACGCGCCGCTCGAGGAGTACGCGACGAAGTTCCATGGCGCGGTTACCGGCATCAGGATCGACCCGAAGGACGGCACGATGAGCGTCGGGTGGCAGATCATGACGCCGCCGTTCGACTGGGACCTGGGCGCCACGGGCAAGGGCGCCTCCGACGGGTGGGCGTTCTGGACGTCGTACAACTCCGAGCGCGCCACCGGCAAACTGGAGCAGACCGCATCCCGCAAGGATCGGGACTACATCGCCGTGGTGAACTGGAAGGCGGCGGAGCAGGCGATGCGGGCCGGCAAGACCGCCCCGGTGGTCGGCGTCCCGATGATCGACCCGGCCAAGGTGCCCGGAGTCATGTATCTGCTGCCCTGCGGGAAGAGCCCGCACGGCGTGGATGTGGATCCGAGCGGCGACTACGTCATCTGCTCCGGCAAGCTCCAGCCCACGTCGACGGTCTTTTCGTTCGCCCGGATCCGGGACGCCATCGCCCGGCGGGAGTTCAGCGGCAACGAAGACGGCATTCCGGTGATCCGGTACGAGTCGGCGCTGATGCTGGAGGTGCCGGTGGGCCTCGGTCCGCTGCACACCCAGTTCGACGGGAAGGGCTACGCCTACACGTCGCTCTACGTCGAGAGCGCGATCGCCAAGTGGAAGCTCCCGCCCTACGCCCCGGGCGTCGATCCAAAGTCGCTCGTGGTGGACAAGATTCCGGTGCAGTTCAACGTCGGACACCTGGTGGTGGCCGGCGGGGATACGCGGCACCCCCAGGGCACTTACCTCGTCGCGATGAACAAGATGTCGAGGGGACGGCACCTCAACGTCGGGCCCTCGATTCCGGAGAGCTCGCAGCTCATCGACATCACCGGCGAAAAGATGACGATGATCTACGAGGCGTACACCGATCCCGAGCCGCACTTCGCGCAGCTGGTACGCCGCGAGGTCCTCAAGCCGATCGAGTTCTACCCGAAGGAGGAGAGCCGCGATCCCAACGCGGTCTGGCAGCCGAAGGACGCGAAGGTGACGCGGAACGCCGCCACGCACACCGTCGAGGGGAAGGTGTACGCGATCCGGAGCTTCTACGAGCCCAGCCGCATCCAGGTGCAGGAGGGCGACACCGTGATCCTCCACATCACCAATGCGGAGCAGGAGCGGGATGAGATCCACGGATTCGGCATCACCGCGTTCGACCGGAACGTCGTGGTGGACCCCGGCGAGACCAAGACGGTGAAGCTCGTCGCGCGGAAGTCCGGGGTGTACCCCTATTACTGCACCAACTTCTGCTCGGCGCTGCACCAGGAGATGCAGGGCTACCTCGAGGTGGTGCCGGCGGGGCGGATGATGGCGCTCTACACCGGCAACCAGGGTGAGATGCACGCGGCACCGCCGCGGGACCTGGCGGTGCAGGAGGAGACGCAATGACCCGGCTCGTGCGCGGCCGCCGCCGCCTGCTGCTCGTGACCGCCGCCATTATGACCGCGGCGGCGATCTTTCTCCCGCTCTGGGGGATGACGCTCGTGAGCACGCAGTACCCGGATGGTCTCCGGATGGTCGTGTACCCCGACCACATCCGGGGCGACATCACGGAGATCAACATGCTGAACCACTACATCGGCATGACGCCGATCTCGGACGGCCTGTTCCTCGAGCTGAGGCTCCTGCCGATCGGCTTCGCGATCGTGGCCGCCGCGTGCGTGGCCGCGGCGTTCGTCCGGCGACTCTGGGCCGTGGTGCTTCCGCTCGCGCTCATGGCGGCGCTCGCCGGGTACGGGCTCTGGTCGATGACGTCGCGCCTCTACCAGTTCGGGCACGACCTCGACCCGCGGGCCGCGATCCACATCGCGCCGTTCACTCCGCCCATGCTCGGCATGAACCAGATCGCCCAGTTCGCGAGCTACGCGTACTTCTCGTGGGGCACGTTCCTGCCCCTCGTGGCCGGCGCCCTCGTGACGCTGGTGCTGATGAGCGATGTGCGTGGCGCGGGGCCGCGCACCGGGAGCAAGACGTGAACCCGCTCGCCGCGCTTGCCGCGCTCGCGCTCGCCGGCACCGGGGGCGACGCGCCCCGGATGCTGGTCGTGGGTCCCGGCGGATTCGCATCGGTGGGCGCGGCGCTCGGCGCGGCACGCCCCGGCGACACCGTCCGGGTGCGCGCCGGCCGCTATCGGGAACGGATCGTCATCACGCGGCCGGTGACCCTCCTCGGCGACCCCGGCGCCATCCTCGACGGCGCGCGCTCGGGCACCGTGGTCACGATCAGTGCGGATTCGGTGACGATTGCCGGCTTTACCCTGCGGGGGAGCGGCCGCTCGCTCGATCGGGACGAGGCGGTGGTCAAGCTGGTGAAGGTGCGCGGCGCGACGGTGCGGGACAACATGATCGAAGATCCGTTGCACGGCATCTATCTGCTCGAGACCCACGGCTCCGAGATCGCACGCAATCGGATCACCGGGGCCGCGGACCTCGCCGAGTCCTCGCGCGGCAACGGAATCCACCTCTTCGGTTCGACCGGCAACCGCATCACCGCGAACCACATCGCCGGAACGCGCGACGGGATCTACTTCTCCTTCGCGAGCGGCAATACGGTTGCCGGCAACGAGGTGACCGGCGTGCGCTACGGCCTGCACTACATGTACTCCGACGACAACGTGTT
Coding sequences within it:
- a CDS encoding heavy metal translocating P-type ATPase, producing the protein MTRGWGGALPAAPFAFIIAGLAARFGIAPAWTARIWMAGLLLTGAPVVWGTLRGIFLRRFAADLVATLAIVAAVALRDPLPGLIVVLMQTGGEALERYAQGRASDAVRQLEEAAPRLAHRVTPSGAADVPAESIAAGELVLVRPGELVPCDGVVVGGRSHVDTSRLTGEPLPRSAEAGTQLSSGMLNLEGPLTLRVLAPAGESRYARIVDLVRSAQASKAPLQRLADRYAVWFTPFTLAVCALAYVASHDPIRVLAVLVVATPCPLILAAPVAVVGGINRAARRQIIFRHGTALEQLGGVSVGVFDKTGTLTIGRPRVARVIAVPPFTEPELLRLAAPVEHGSSHLLARTLVEAATAGGISLADAHTVVETPGQGIAGEVDGRAVAVGGWAFITKRYPRAEPDLAAVHPDGAGLRAYVAVEGRAAGIVEYADAVRPGLPEFFARLRRLGLRRTLLLSGDSQANAESVARAVGMDAAEGDLLPEDKVARVQALVKAGERVLMVGDGTNDAPALSTATVGIALASGGGGITAEAADAVVLADDPTRIAEAIAISRRTMRIARQSIWVGLGLSGVAMGFAAAGDIPPTAGALLQELIDVAVILNALRTAAPARAAAAAASSRL
- a CDS encoding response regulator transcription factor, giving the protein MKVLVVEDDRKVAGFIEQGLKEEGHVVDVAPDGDEATMLAHVYEYDVILLDVVLPKKNGFQVATELRREGRRTPILMLTSRDATEDVVRGLDAGADDYLSKPFRFDELLARLRALHRRGGAERLDVLRYGPVTLDRLRHRATARDKPLDLTPKEFQLLEHFLLHPEEVVRRTTLLEKVWDMHFDPESNVVDVHVGNLRRKLSATSGEPLIQTVRGVGFSLRRGADPAEEAAGA
- a CDS encoding ATP-binding protein, whose protein sequence is MPTRTPDAPISADAARARLEKLVAAGALLASELSLHGVLEQTVNIAAEVIGARYAAIGVLAPDGRLLESFTTHGITPEERALIGPPPKGHGILGLVIREARVIRLPDLTRHPDSYGFPPHHPPMHSFLGAPIVGRRGIFGNLYLTEKLGGGEFTDDDERVIVLLAAQIAAAVENARLHEDSARLLEEVQQLHRLRERFFAMVNHELRNALAATYGWAEMLVRKKDPTTVPAAAFEVLDSAEQAVKLINDLLDLSRLDEDRLRPVIRAVDPTAVVRRAIGRVTPAAEARRSTLATEFAPELPTCRTDASRLEQILVNILGNAIRHAPEATEVCISAAAAGGMIVFSIEDQGAGIAPDDVERIFDIYVTRATDEGHGVGLGLPLSRRLARLLGGELRAVARPGRGGCFVLELPAGASE
- a CDS encoding universal stress protein, translated to MELVVAADASEPSRVAIRTALRWGARAGARTTILSVGEPRATPALAAIGGAEAAFGRSLVSEGIDRWLQSELDREPTWAAPACAAAVGVPSIEIARFAEEAKADLLVLGRKERSAATRLLVGDTADAVARRSTVPFLFVPGPLGVPERLLVALDGTERGYRVYPAARRIADAIGAALDVVTVEPARGDEPPELAASVPSARSLSLAESLGGDGAALRIRRGAAVREILAEIDATGARTLVVGYRRGGPPGVLEAGSVARQLAHRAPCAVLGIPL
- a CDS encoding DUF2231 domain-containing protein, producing MNLVHVHLMLTHVPVLGVLFGTLVLLAAVPRRNDTLRRTALVVFVIAGIAAWATYLTGEPAEHAVEHVPGISEAIIDRHEDAALVATIGATILGLIALAGLVLYRAGRAIANGFAGLSLVAGIAVTALMIWTANLGGQIRHPEIRSGAQVVAPADSPDRD
- a CDS encoding cbb3-type cytochrome c oxidase subunit I — translated: MNPLVRRYLKTAIVFLLLGLLLGGWMIVRRELYGRYPTPYLVSAHTHLLLVGFVLMMVMGVALWMFPRPAREDVRYRPELAGLAYWLVTASTAVRAFGEVTRTAVGSAGARWAVALAGIGQIAGLAVFFYNLWPRIRSPGARAREERPGP
- a CDS encoding plastocyanin/azurin family copper-binding protein — protein: MTLAVLAACGGQRPADAPSDTPAAPAAAAEPAAVPTGKVIEVKAISDDQGNYFSPKEIEAHPGDLLRFTLVSGVHNVHFAAEKNPGAEGLPPASEMLQLPGQTLDIPVNLKPGEYHFQCDPHAALGMTGELEVED
- the nosZ gene encoding Sec-dependent nitrous-oxide reductase; the encoded protein is MSRVAGLTVALAVAGLAGCGGIKPVPPGQHAMATADVRNAALATYIKPGDLDTYYLFYSGGHSGQVYVAGVPSMRHIATIPVFAPYPGTGYGYDEESRRMLGGFTWGDVHHPALSKTDGDYDGRWLFVNDNANNRIARIDLRDFKTRQILGPIPNTMGNHGSSMVTNNTEYVLVATRFSVPWASEYAPLEEYATKFHGAVTGIRIDPKDGTMSVGWQIMTPPFDWDLGATGKGASDGWAFWTSYNSERATGKLEQTASRKDRDYIAVVNWKAAEQAMRAGKTAPVVGVPMIDPAKVPGVMYLLPCGKSPHGVDVDPSGDYVICSGKLQPTSTVFSFARIRDAIARREFSGNEDGIPVIRYESALMLEVPVGLGPLHTQFDGKGYAYTSLYVESAIAKWKLPPYAPGVDPKSLVVDKIPVQFNVGHLVVAGGDTRHPQGTYLVAMNKMSRGRHLNVGPSIPESSQLIDITGEKMTMIYEAYTDPEPHFAQLVRREVLKPIEFYPKEESRDPNAVWQPKDAKVTRNAATHTVEGKVYAIRSFYEPSRIQVQEGDTVILHITNAEQERDEIHGFGITAFDRNVVVDPGETKTVKLVARKSGVYPYYCTNFCSALHQEMQGYLEVVPAGRMMALYTGNQGEMHAAPPRDLAVQEETQ
- a CDS encoding nitrous oxide reductase family maturation protein NosD; its protein translation is MNPLAALAALALAGTGGDAPRMLVVGPGGFASVGAALGAARPGDTVRVRAGRYRERIVITRPVTLLGDPGAILDGARSGTVVTISADSVTIAGFTLRGSGRSLDRDEAVVKLVKVRGATVRDNMIEDPLHGIYLLETHGSEIARNRITGAADLAESSRGNGIHLFGSTGNRITANHIAGTRDGIYFSFASGNTVAGNEVTGVRYGLHYMYSDDNVFERNTFARNAAGAAIMFSKRITFRENVFARHVGYRAYGILLQTAEQVVAERNRIEGNLTGLFLDGATHGIFRENLVAGNGIGVDLLASAEGNTFTGNVFADNRVAVRKVLGTGENAWALDGRGNFWSDPRVFDLDRDGVGDRPYRAGDAYATLAAARPALDLFSGTLAARALSWAEDAFPVFDVPRVEDPRPLVRRPAAAPVEGAR